The Mustela erminea isolate mMusErm1 chromosome 10, mMusErm1.Pri, whole genome shotgun sequence genomic sequence catccctaaataacacgtttttatgaaaaatacatcttccggggcgcctgggtggctcagtggttaagccgctgcctttggctcgggtcatgatctcagggtcctgggatcgagtcccccatcgggctctctgctcggcggggagcctgcttcctcctctctctctctctgcctgcctctctgcctacttgtgatttctctctgtcaaataaataaataaaatcttaaaaaaaaaaaaagaaaaatacatcttcCAAGTTAAATAATAAGAGGAATAgcattgtttattatttttgcaaatctccAACTTCTAGCTTAATAGAAAACAGCTGCATTCTCatatttactatttcatttaatctgtTGCAATATGTACTTGGAGAAAGGAGGAGTAAGTTAAATGGCTTTTTCAGGTAATTATGGGTGTTCTTTGGTGCTACACAAACACTGGACAAAGtggcagtttatttatttatttatttgacagagagagagacatagtgagagaggaaatacaagcagggggagtgggagaaggagaagcaggcttcccatggagcaaggagcccggtgcggggcttaatcccagaaccctgggatcactacctaagctgaaggcagacactgagccacccaagcgccccaaagtggccgtttgtttgtttgcttgctactttctttcttacttttttaagattttatttatttagggacgcctgggtggctcagttggttaagcagctgccttcggctcaggtcatgatcccagcgtcctgggatcgagtcccacatcgggctccttgctcggcggggagcctgcttctccctctgcctctgcctgccattctatctgccagtgctcgctctctccctctctctctctgataaataaaatctttaaaaaaaaaaaagattttatttatttatttgacagatcacaagtaggcagagagacaggcagagagagaggggaaagcaggctccttgctgagcagagagccctcggggcttgacccaggaccctgagatcatgacctgagctgaaggcagacttaactcactgagccacccaggcgccccaaaagtggcaatttcttaaaagttAGTTGCAGTGAGGAATCTGAAACCATATCAATGAAATTATTACACTCTGTTACCTTAAAACACCCTGATCTTTCACTTCGTTTGTACTTACACATGATTTTATAACATGCATtggtcatttgaaaaatattggttAAGCAAATTATGCAGGCGATCCAAATGTTGATGCATTttattatacaatttttaaaaatcatattcattAGTATTACCACTAATTTCATCAGAAAAGTCTGTAGTAAGCTGTCAAGTCATAGTGGTAGATTTAAGTTTCCCAAAATTCTACTTTTGCTTGAAAactcaaattataaaaattaaaattaataattgttAGTAAACactgtcagttgttttccttgaaatggCAGCTcactgtgttcattttttttataagtatCTGCCATATCCGAGTCTGCATAGCCTCGGTGtttgttcttcattctttcatgTGCCGTAACATTTCTACTCACAGTTGTTTCAAAGGGATGAAATGCTGTTTTATTGCTTCCTTAAGCTAGAGAGGTGGTAATGTGTTGCACAGATTTCCAAAGTATTTTTCTGAATATTGAACATTAAAGACCTATTTAGGGCCTAAAACTTTGCCAAGTATCTGATTGTGTTAGGTGAGGTAGAAAGGAAATGCCTTACTGGATAGTCAGCTTGAGAAGTGTCTTGCATATGTTTAAGTACAAGAGGTCTTCTAAAAACATTTACAGGCAGCTTTCCTTATTGAGTTACAGCTTCCCGAAAACATTTGTTCCTATGCATAAAGATGTCTTTGGTGGATTTGGGGAAGAGGTTGCTAGAAGCAGCAAGAAAAGGCCAAGATGATGAAGTGAGAACATTGATGGCAAATGGCGCCCCATTCACCACAGACTGGGTAAGTTCTTTTAACTATTCCCAATGTGCActgttatcaatttcttccttttttttttccaaagattttatttttaagtaatctctacacccagtgtggggcttgaacttacaaccctgaaatcaagagttgcacactctactgactaaaccagccaggcatccctccaaCCTTTTCCTTAAAGGCTAAACagactttattgatttttcttcattccctTTCTGCCTCACTCTCCCtataagagttttattttctttgtttcatctaAATATGTAGTCGTCTTCTAGTTTCCTAAATTGCAGGCATCTCCTGTGGATATATAGGTAGTAATTGTAAGGTATTACAAACTTGTGATTTTCTATAATGCTTTTTAGAGTATTTTCTGAAGGTTTAATTCTCCCTGGAATGTACTTAGGTTCTAGGTTTCTGTAATTAGCTAGAAATTAAACAAAGTCAGTATAATAAGAGTGCATTTCTAAACTAAATGAATTAcgtgtttcattttctctaaagTGTCCTGGTTAATCAGAAATAGTCTAggcattttgtttcctttttaccaCTGCTAAAAAAACATTAAGAGGAAGGTATAATTTCACGAGCCCAGGCAGCCATCTTGAAGAGATAGATTTTAAAAGGGTTgcctaatttaattatttttatttttttaagtaatctctgcaccacAGACTGGTAAACTCTTTTAATTATTCCTAATGCGTGccttaccatttttttccttttttttccaaagattttatttttaaattttattattattatttttaaagatattatttatttatttgacagagagagagagatcacaagcaggcagagaggcaggcatagagggggtagggaaagcaggctcccctagaagagagcccgatgtggggctctgggactcgatcccaggaccctgagatcatgacctgggctgaaggcagaggtttaacccactgagccacccaggggcccctcaaagactttatttttaagtaatctctacacccattgtggggctcagattcacaaccctgagatcaagagtcatgtgctctactgactgagccagtcagttAGCATTGCCTAATTTTAACAATTCAATGAGCCGGTGTCCTCTATCCTGGGGTGATTAATTCATAACTTTAGAGGCCAGCAGGTACTTAGCACttcacaaaaaggaagaaaaggaaacctatgAGATTAGCATTTCTATTAATAGACCTGAAAAGTGCAATGTGAATTAAAGTCAGTCAGACAGAGAGGCTGAACATATATGGAATGCAAAAAATAAACAGCATAGGCTTAAAATAAAGGACCTAAcacaaagaaaggaataaatctcTGGGTAAGTGGCCAAAGATAGAGAATTCTTACAGATTTACTTTGAGACAATCCAGGCTTCTTATTGCTATTGACACGCCATTGCTAAAATTTTATTGCCTCTTCATCTCTCCAgtctttttgctttgctttactgTGTCAACAGACTtctgttcagtcagttaaatttGCTTACCAAATCTCAGTGACTTTCTAGTCTCTGTCCTTTTCCTAAGAATTGTTTTGAACCCACCTACCCCTTTCCACTACTCAATGCAGAATAttcttgtttatccattttttttaaccttcttctAAGCTTTGCTTTAACATCATGTCCTTTAGAGAATCTTTCCTGATATATATGGAATCTTTCCATCTGACTTAAATCCATTATACTTAGCACTCATGTAATTGGTGGTATATTTATTTGCCTTAATTAATATTCTTTACGCCTGTTGCACAACCAGATTGTCACTCCAAGGACAAGAACCATAGACTGTACCTCTTGTTCATTTGTGTCCCTCCGGCAATGATTTAGGACTCTGCACACAGTTGATATTCAATGAGTATTATTTTCCCGCAGCTTGGAACATCACCCCTCCACCTTGCAGCCCAGTATGGTCATTATTCCACAGCAGAAGTGCTCCTTCGAGCAGGCGTTAGCAGGGATGCCCGGACCAAAGTGGACAGGACCCCTTTGCACATGGCTGCAGCTGATGGACATGCACACATCGTGGAACTGCTTGTTAGGGTAATAGTGGCAGATCTGTATTGTAAAAAAGACACTCACCTCCCTGTTTTCTTACTTAAACGGGTGGTAGGAAACTAGGCTGGGAAAGATTAAGTTTAGGACAGTTCATAGCATAGATTTGTGTATCTTTTAAGAGACATCATGGCTAtaaggattttgttttctaatctttTACCAGCTAAGCagactttattgatttttcctcattctctttctgcAGGTGTTTTCTGTACTTAAGCCTATTTTTGTAGGCTCTCAGCTCTCTGTTAATAAATGCAgcaaaaatctgttcttttccccttcctttcccatctgTTGTAATTTCCCAGTTGTCCTTAAAAGACCCACTCATTGAAGATATTATGTCTGTCATCATTCAGGAGAATTTgaagaatgtttttccatttgataTTTCTACGTGATCTAAATTTGAATATGTGTAATCTCcattgaaattctttttatttggcTGATGGGATCTTGCACCTGTGCTACTATAACCAGtgtctctttgaaaaaaattacgtCTCTGTGATAGAATGGTGCAGATGTGAATGCCAAGGACATGCTGAAGATGACAGCTTTACACTGGGCTACAGAACACCACCATCGAGATGTTGTAGAGCTACTTATCAAATATGGAGCTGATGTCCATGCTTTCAGCAAGTTTGATAAATCTGCCTTTGACATAGCCCTGGAGAAAAAGAATGCTGAAATTCTGGTCATCCTTcaggtctgtttctttttatacCCCCAGAATACATTTCAATTGAagttgagaaatttttttttataggatctgaatcaaaattaaatttgctCCGTTTATCAAGGTAGTACTTCTAAACTTCTGATATGTCTCAATCTTGTGACTCAGTGTCattggtatctttaaaaaaaaaatagcattctagggtgcctgggtggctcaatcaggtaagcatttgccttgggctcaggtcatgatcccagggtgctgggatcaagtcccacattgggctccttgctcagctgggagcctgctgctccctctgcctgccactccccctgtttgtactctctctctgtcaaataaataaattatttttttaaaaaaagcactccaggggtgcctgggtggctcagatgattggcatttgccttgggctcaggtcatgatcccagggtcttcgaagagcctgctttctccttctccttctgctgttccccctgcttatgcgcgctctctctctgtgtcgaataaataaataaaatatttttttttaaaaaccaaaaaacagtaacCAGTACATGAATAATCTGTTTCAACTGAGGCTCTTAATCAAAGGGataattatatgtaaaaaatgGGTATCCATTTCTGCTGCATTTTcaggagtttgtttgtttattcctttttttctgactGATGGTTCTCCATAGACCGGTTGTCCTCTTTAGCTTTCAATTTCCTTAATTAGAGCTCTTTTGTAATTGGACTTCATAAGTAGATATCATGTTTGTAGAAAACTGCTTCtgaaagtcagaaaataaaaataagtatctttACACCTAAATTGTACAGAGAGCCCTGGAAGCAAAATGCAGCATATGGAACTAGACTTTAAAATCTGGCactcatttatttgcttgttataTATTCTCTTAGGAATTTCTTCAATGGCAAAATGGAACAAGTAGTTGGACAAAACTCTGGAGAATATTGTTCTCTGCAGATTTGCTGCAGGGATCTTCGGCTAGCACATTGACCTGTATATAATTGATAGAATGTTCATGCTGGAAATTACTTCttaggcccccccccccccattttccaaataagaaaaaaacaagttccAGACAGGTTAAGTGAATTGTCTAGAAGTTTTTGCAAATGATACACTTTTTTGGAAAtgataatactttttttctttaaattagaaataaacttGGGAAAGCAACCTAACATCTCTGTCGCCCtgatctggaaaacaaacaatcaaacaaaacaaaaaagaaaatcagtagtctttttttttttttttttttaagatttttaatttatgtatttgacagagagatcacaagtaggcagagaggcaggcagagaggggggaaagcaggcttcccgctgagcagagagtccaatgtggggttagatcccagggatcatgacctaagccgaaggcagcggcttaacccactgagccacccaggcgccccgaaaaacaGTAGTCTTAATGAGAACTCTGAGCATCCTGGGACATTGTGTTCCACCACTAGTTCTGCTCAACAGAGCATTGGGGTGGGAGTGGCTGTTCAGTAACTGTATAACTAAGGCTAACAAGTTCTGACTTTGAAATATCCTGCCTTGTTTGGTAGGAAGCGATGCAGAATCAGGTGAATGCTAATCCCGAGAGAGCCAACCCCGTGACTGTGGCTGCCCCATTCATCTTCACATCTGGAGAAGTTGTCAACCTCGCTAGCCTTGTTTCTTCAACCAACACCAAAACAACCTCAGGTAATAATCTGATAACATGGCATTTATTTTAGACTTAAAATGAACAGAACCCTAGTTTTTCCTATGAGATGAATTGATACTCTATCTGATACCTACTCgtttattaaaatattccccaaatagaagatttataatagattttaaaGCCAATGCATTTATTCTTCCTGGGGGAAGAGGAGATCATACACAGGGATTACACATCAGTGCTTACtgtattaaaagtaaaatattctacAGATTGATCTGTGGAAGGGTTATATATGACTGCAAAATGAAGACACAAGGGTGCTTCAGTATGGTTACCACtaaagaaaatagttaaataCTCAAATCTAAAACAGTGACAAA encodes the following:
- the GABPB2 gene encoding GA-binding protein subunit beta-2 isoform X8 — its product is MSLVDLGKRLLEAARKGQDDEVRTLMANGAPFTTDWLGTSPLHLAAQYGHYSTAEVLLRAGVSRDARTKVDRTPLHMAAADGHAHIVELLVRNGADVNAKDMLKMTALHWATEHHHRDVVELLIKYGADVHAFSKFDKSAFDIALEKKNAEILVILQEAMQNQVNANPERANPVTVAAPFIFTSGEVVNLASLVSSTNTKTTSVLTVPAGQVTEETVIEEEEEAEKLPLTKKPRIEERTNSVEESKEGTERELLQQQLQEANRRAQEYRHQLLKKEQEAEQYRLKLEAMARQQPNGVDFTMVEEVAEVDAVVVTEGEMEERDTEETGAGGTVEPHSGVPLETVSS
- the GABPB2 gene encoding GA-binding protein subunit beta-2 isoform X6, coding for MSLVDLGKRLLEAARKGQDDEVRTLMANGAPFTTDWLGTSPLHLAAQYGHYSTAEVLLRAGVSRDARTKVDRTPLHMAAADGHAHIVELLVRNGADVNAKDMLKMTALHWATEHHHRDVVELLIKYGADVHAFSKFDKSAFDIALEKKNAEILVILQEAMQNQVNANPERANPVTVAAPFIFTSGEVVNLASLVSSTNTKTTSVGDPHASSAPHLSHSTTTVLATLAALAEASAPLSNSHRAAVLTVPAGQVTEETVIEEEEEAEKLPLTKKPRIEERTNSVEESKEGTERELLQQQLQEANRRAQEYRHQLLKKEQEAEQYRLKLEAMARQQPNGVDFTMVEEVAEVDAVVVTEGEMEERDTEETGAGGTVEPHSGVPLETVSS